In Daphnia pulicaria isolate SC F1-1A chromosome 5, SC_F0-13Bv2, whole genome shotgun sequence, a single genomic region encodes these proteins:
- the LOC124341014 gene encoding major facilitator superfamily domain-containing protein 1-like: MASDDEILPILENEVPGDVKEEGSETVNESSAPSHPNEVGDDDTDVEIQLSGCGASPFCDPRRMPHRFIALFLMCLLGFGSTFCYDNPGALQDNLKSDMGINTAQFANLYAWYSWPNVILCFIGGFLLDRVFGMQLGTIIFATLVLLGQLTFALGGILNKFWLMEMGRLIFGIGGESLAVAQNTYAVSWFKGKELNMVFGLQLSFARLGSTVNFNVMGPLYKHVSQFYTGYLCTGVVLMIASASCVMSLLSGLILGYLDKRANRILKKTGQAGEVIRFSDVKDFPATFWLMSVICVAYYVAIFPFIGLGQVFFERKFDFSPSNANAVNSIVYVISAVASPFFGILVDKVGRNILWVFLAIVFTIGSHALLTFTFVNPYVGMVTMGFSYSMLASALWPMVALVVPEYQLGTAYGIMQAVQNLGMAVVTMMAGRIVDDQGYLVLEVFFLAWLCLSLVATVLIWVMNASRGGLLNMSVAERDKHERELMSKENLEREKFFASGSMSDVTPYDLLQPRSDFAMRNRYLSRIGAKIPEHLVPQASMVYRALR; the protein is encoded by the exons ATGGCTTCAGACGACGAAATCCTACCAATATTAGAAAACGAAGTTCCTGGAGATGTCAAAGAAGAAGGATCAGAAACGGTTAATGAATCATCCGCACCCAGCCATCCCAATGAAGTTGGTGATGATGATACAGATGTGGAAATCCAACTCTCAGGATGTGGAGCCAGCCCATTTTGTGACCCTCGAAGAATGCCACACAGATTTATTGCACTCTTTTTAATGTGTCTTCTTGGATTTGGTTCAACATTTTGCTATGACAACCcag GTGCGCTGCAGGACAACCTCAAGTCGGACATGGGTATAAATACTGCCCAATTTGCCAATCTTTACGCCTGGTACTCCTGGCCAAATGTGATACTTTGTTTTATTGGTGGATTTTTATTGGATAG AGTGTTTGGCATGCAGTTAGGAACCATTATATTTGCTACATTGGTGTTATTAGGACAACTGACATTTGCCTTAGGTGGTATTCTGAACAAATTTTGGTTGATGGAAATGGGCCGCCTAATTTTCGG TATTGGAGGTGAATCATTGGCTGTCGCTCAAAACACTTATGCCGTTTCATGGTTCAAGGGGAAAGAACTAAACATGGTGTTCGGTTTGCAATTGAGCTTTGCCCGACTTGGCTCGACCGTAAATTTCAACGTTATGGGACCCTTATATAAACACGTTTCTCAGTTTTACACCGGTTATTTGTGCACAGGAGTGGTTCTAATGATAG cttCGGCCTCTTGTGTGATGTCACTGTTGAGCGGACTTATACTTGGCTATTTGGATAAACGCGCTAATCGCATATTAAAAAAGACCGGACAGGCTGGTGAAGTAATTCGTTTTAGTGATGTCAAAGACTTTCCGGCAACGTTTTGGCTAATGTCAGTCATTTGCGTGGCTTATTACGTTGCCATATTCCCATTTATTGGACTTGGACA AGTGTTTTTTGAACGCAAGTTTGACTTCTCTCCTAGCAACGCTAATGCAGTAAACTCAATTGTCTACGTCATATCAGCGGTTGCCTCGCCTTTTTTCGGCATTTTAGTGGATAAGGTGGGTCGCAACATCTTGTGGGTTTTCCTTGCCATTGTTTTCACCATTGGGAGCCACGCCTTGCTCACGTTTACCTTCGTCAATCCTTACGTTGGAATG GTTACAATGGGGTTCTCGTATTCCATGCTAGCTAGTGCCTTGTGGCCCATGGTGGCTTTAGTTGTACCTGAATACCAATTAGGAACTGCTTATGGAAT CATGCAAGCTGTTCAGAATTTAGGAATGGCAGTGGTGACCATGATGGCTGGACGAATTGTCGATGACCAAGGCTACCTCGTTCTTGAAGTCTTCTTTTTGGCTTGGTTATGCT TGTCTTTGGTAGCCACAGTTTTGATATGGGTGATGAACGCAAGCCGTGGAGGTCTTCTGAATATGTCAGTAGCTGAAAGAGACAAACATGAACGAGAGCTCAT GTCTAAAGAAAACTTGGaacgtgaaaaatttttcgccTCTGGTTCCATGTCGGACGTGACTCCGTATGACCTTTTGCAACCTCGATCCGATTTCGCTATGCGCAACCGTTACCTCTCACGAATTGGAGCTAAA aTTCCTGAACACTTGGTTCCTCAAGCGAGCATGGTCTATCGGGCTCTTCGATAA
- the LOC124340466 gene encoding venom carboxylesterase-6-like, producing MKLKLYLVVLVLFFEGKLCDLFPFDDPFFESEPVEPVGPVATIPTLGQVRGSQMTSQVGRSFYAFRGIPYAKPPVGDLRFSDPLPVDPWLGETLDVTREGPTCIQYNTLVQFILGKEDCLKLNIYTHDLDFANSTRAVMVWIHGGSWFMSSGNGGLTDIYGPRYLLDRDIVLVTINYRLGPFGFLTTEDAEAPGNYGLLDQTMALRWVRDHIRYFGGNPDAVTIFGESSGAASVQHHLLSPHSKGLFHRAIAQSGSALNPWSIEKSVGEYSRLLAKDLDCLSSNSSEVLSCLRNKPARELAIFRKKIEVFKIIPIAFGPRVDTERELPFMPDEPKNLIEQKQINEVPLIMGLNENEGAFTIAMLLSNNGTLLRNFSEDPLKYLRSLLGVENTKNGDQVINRIEGQYFTPNKTFENQLIELEQMISDYAFFKGIDDAVHLFSKFSDQPTYYYLFGYRGQLSVTSLLGLSPDLNLGVSHTDELYFMFTNDFLPRLNSTNDITVSKLLLDLWTTFAQDGVPQSDLVNGGWCPIEVDQTQYLKIDAEYPAMMNQSMPFHDRLAFWNQDFNPSTV from the exons atgaaattgaaactttATCTGGTAGTGCTAGTACTTTTTTTCGAAGGAAAACTGTGCGATCTATTTCCATTCGATGACCCCTTTTTTGAAAGTGAACCAGTGGAACCAGTTGGACCAGTGGCAACTATTCCGACACTCGGCCAGGTGCGTGGGTCCCAAATGACTTCACAAGTCGGCCGATCCTTCTACGCTTTCCGGGGTATCCCGTACGCAAAACCTCCAGTCGGAGACCTTCGTTTCAGT GATCCATTGCCTGTTGATCCTTGGTTAGGAGAGACTCTCGATGTCACTCGTGAAGGCCCCACTTGTATACAATATAATACGCTTGTGCAATTTATCCTTGGTAAGGAAGATTGCCTGAAACTCAATATCTACACTCACGAT TTGGATTTCGCGAATAGCACAAGAGCTGTTATGGTTTGGATTCACGGTGGATCTTGGTTCATGAGTAGTGGTAACGGCGGTTTGACCGATATATACGGACCTCGTTATTTACTTGATCGCGATATTGTCCTGGTGACGATTAACTACCGACTTGGCCCATTCG gtTTTTTAACTACTGAAGACGCTGAAGCTCCAGGAAACTATGGACTGTTGGATCAGACAATGGCATTAAG ATGGGTACGTGACCATATTCGCTATTTCGGTGGCAACCCGGATGCAGTTACCATTTTTGGCGAAAGTTCTGGGGCTGCAAGTGTGCAACACCATCTTTTATCACCTCATTCCAAAg GGCTGTTTCATCGGGCTATCGCTCAGTCGGGATCAGCGCTCAATCCTTGGTCGATAGAAAAATCAGTTGGTGAATACTCTAGATTGTTGGCCAAGGATTTGGACTGCCTATCTTCAAATTCCAGTGAGGTATTGTCCTGTCTACGTAACAAACCCGCCAGGGAGTTGGCAATTTTccggaaaaaaattgaa gtttttaaaattatcccAATCGCATTCGGACCTCGTGTTGACACCGAAAGGGAATTACCATTTATGCCAGATGAACCGAAAAATCTCATTGAACAGAAACAAATCAATGAAGTTCCATTAATTATGGGACTGAACGAAAACGAAGGAGCTTTTACCATTGCAA TGCTTCTTTCTAACAACGGTACCCTTTTGAGGAATTTTAGCGAAGACCCTTTGAAATATCTGCGATCCCTTTTGGGCGTTGAAAATACAAAGAACGGTGATCAGGTTATTAATCGGATAGAAGGGCAATATTTTACTCCAAACAAGACTTTCGAGAATCAATTAATTGAACTAGAACAG atGATTTCCGATTACGCCTTCTTTAAAGGAATAGACGATGCAGTTCATTTGTTCAGCAAGTTTAGCGACCAACCGACCTATTACTATTTGTTCGGATATCGAGGTCAGCTCTCGGTGACTTCACTTTTGGGTTTATCTCctgatttgaatttgg GTGTCAGTCACACGGATGAACTCTACTTTATGTTTACGAACGACTTTCTTCCCCGTTTGAATTCTACGAACGACATAACAGTATCGAAGCTTCTATTAGACTTGTGGACTACATTTGCGCAAGATGG TGTACCTCAAAGTGACCTAGTGAATGGTGGATGGTGCCCAATAGAAGTAGATCAAACACAGTACCTCAAAATCGATGCTGAATATCCTGCCATGATGAATCAGTCGATGCCGTTCCACGATCGCCTAGCCTTCTGGAATCAAGACTTTAATCCTTCCACTGTGTga
- the LOC124340465 gene encoding nitric oxide-associated protein 1-like, with amino-acid sequence MISTCYRTRRHVFALRNIYYNRRYLNSQNSALDEPNHIDSDLKENSHPEFYIDARSKLPQVTDVVKVKITQKEIEGKIVYNSLVDSFVDRTRFLNRVKKYQVLDSREKQQQKNELLDKEVDSIIASLIMKKSSDEISGQTEETKVEVEDLDHEVGNSFSFPYLAHTPVTQKLAKFKAKRKAQLEELHLSDELNYGTPNPDILVSIIPCGGCGAKLHCQSPSIPGYLPSEIFSSFQTPDLRGQICQRCRFLRDHDVALNVNISPEEYPKVISVIRDQVAMVILVVDLLDFPCSIWPGLLDIIGTKRPVCVVGNKVDLIPKDSKGYLHHIKKCLVNELENSGINRANIKLVSLISATTGFGVEQLITKIQNSWGARGDVYLLGCTNVGKSSLFNALISSDFCKTQASDLLERATVSAWPGTTLNLLKFPMLRPSSIRLYERTLRLKAESRSHATEERMRKEQLKETRNREFATLIGHIGRTFTAKTKEEREAFDPFSLRAVIPGDEKRSFNPKSKDFLDSKWCFDTPGTINPSQILTLLTLEELMCTLPKKLIKPRTVLIKPGMTYFLAGLGRIDYVDGPHSLLLTTLASSDLPLTLIDHQDADQMYAELLGSPILAVPFGSEKRLKHWPGLSGKDITVTGVGWKESAVDIVLSSAGWVAVTGEEGTKYNLKAYTPYGRGIHVRTPPLLPRAVMLRGTRLSSSQGFRNDGLVV; translated from the exons ATGATCTCGACGTGTTATCGAACAAGAAGGCATGTTTTTGCCTTGAGAAATATCTACTATAACAGAAGATATTTGAATTCTCAGAATAGTGCTTTAGATGAACCTAATCATATTGATTCAGATTTGAAGGAAAATAGTCACCCGGAATTCTATATCGACGCACGCAGCAAACTCCCTCAAGTGACCGATGTAGTGAAAGTAAAAATCACCCAAAAGGAAATTGAAGGCAAAATTGTGTACAACTCCTTAGTCGATTCATTCGTGGATCGGACTCGATTTTTGAATCGTGTAAAGAAATATCAAGTGCTCGACTcaagggaaaaacaacaacagaaaaatgaaCTGCTTGATAAAGAAGTAGATTCAATTATTGCCTCCTTGATAATGAAGAAATCGTCAGATGAAATAAGTGGACAAactgaagaaacaaaagttgaaGTTGAAGATTTAGACCATGAAGTTGGGAATAGTTTCTCATTCCCATATTTAGCACACACACCAGTCACTCAAAAACTAGCTAAATTTAAAGCTAAAAGAAAAGCTCAGCTTGAGGAACTACATCTGTCAGATGAGTTGAATTATGGTACACCCAATCCAGACATTCTGGTCAGCATTATTCCTTGTGGTGGTTGTGGTGCTAAGCTTCACTGTCAGAGTCCATCGATTCCTGGCTATTTGCCCAGTGAAATCTTCTCCAGTTTTCAGACTCCTGATCTACGTGGCCAAATTTGCCAAAGATGTCGTTTTCTCCGAGATCATGATGTCGCTCTAAATGTCAACATCAGTCCCGAAGAGTATCCTAAAGTTATATCGGTTATTCGTGACCAGGTAGCCATGGTTATTCTTGTTGTCGACCTGCTCGATTTTCCTTGCAGCATCTGGCCTGGTTTGCTTGATATAATTGGCACCAAGCGACCTGTATGTGTAGTCGGTAACAAAGTGGATCTGATACCCAAGGACAGTAAGGGCTACCTACATCACATTAAAAAATGTCTGGTAAATGAACTGGAAAACAGTGGCATCAATCGTGCCAACATTAAACTTGTCTCCCTTATCAGCGCAACAACCGGTTTTGGTGTTGAGCAACTCATCACCAAAATTCAGAATTCTTGGGGGGCACGGGGTGACGTCTATCTATTGGGGTGCACGAACGTTGGGAAATCTTCACTGTTTAATGCCCTCATCAGTTCTGATTTCTGCAAAACGCAAGCCAGTGATTTATTGGAGCGAGCCACAGTTTCCGCTTGGCCAGGAACAactttaaattt GTTAAAATTTCCAATGTTGCGACCGTCGTCTATCCGACTGTATGAAAGAACACTTCGTCTAAAAGCAGAAAGCCGATCTCATGCTACCGAAGAGAGAATGAGAAAAGAACAATTGAAAGAAACGCGCAATCGTGAATTTGCTACGTTGATAG GTCATATTGGACGAACTTTTACTGCAAAAACaaaggaagaaagagaagCTTTCGATCCGTTTTCCTTGCGTGCTGTAATACCTGGTGATGAAAAAAGGAGTTTTAATCCTAAAAGTAAAGACTTTCTTGATAGCAAATGGTGTTTCGACACGCCGGGAACCATCAACCCTAGTCAG ATTTTGACATTGCTTACACTAGAGGAGTTGATGTGTACACTTCCTAAGAAGCTAATCAAGCCTAGAACAGTCTTGATTAAACCTGGAATGACGTATTTTTTGGCTGGATTAGGGAGAATTGACTACGTGGACGGTCCTCATTCGCTCCT ACTGACTACACTGGCTTCCAGTGATCTTCCTTTGACATTGATTGATCACCAAGATGCAGATCAGATGTATGCCGAACTTCTTGGAAGTCCGATCTTAGCCGTCCCATTTGGAAGCGAAAAGCGTTTGAAACACTGGCCCGGTCTCTCTGGCAAAGACATAACCGTTACAGGTGTCGGATGGAAAGAAAGCGCCGTCGATATTGTCTTGTCGTCAGCAG GTTGGGTGGCCGTGACAGGCGAGGAAGGTACAAAATACAATCTTAAGGCATATACACCTTACGGTAGAGGTATTCATGTCCGTAcacctcctcttcttcctcgagCAGTGATGCTGCGAGGCACCCGTTTAAGTTCAAGTCAGGGCTTCCGTAATGACGGTTTGGTTGTATAA
- the LOC124340467 gene encoding uncharacterized protein LOC124340467, producing the protein MFLNTFHLLVILVCLGIANPSRTGNRIYVNRPYAQPAQARNDWVPSERAGKGSVIFPLSNTNAGQLNYQIQDAAKHRAAKDVARSTTTTTRSVYFQDYPELKVSQQLPAKELKSVPEFRPSPEYPFTVPQVSAPVLEKRENPPIQIISPYTPSVDEKLESHAKSGKYILSGVVPSYQTVEVVTHSPSVVDYSDLVDAMEHLVERLNELETKLENQQTKEVMEENIRSLSTMNSALLSTKEKLESETALLFERTSYLEQRLGDLEEVTREWINPNNLGFYDTGKTTGKRGVARRCPIQFFSLDENDPTAPCYSISVEPNVRRNWQDANASCKEIQAKLAEPKSTDELRKLTDYLRYNRTDQIGGGYWTGGLNPGLMWLWPSLGTSLTNIDPSMWFNTPDISTETNNGKCLRLSYDRNLQRYALQGSDCQRYLYFVCEYDVNSTAPTIDRLEKSLPNVKDFEGATVSPSLHLTSETPNTSWETPLSTTTLATTTTQSAPPPRPVPHYKRISWPASLSTTIRSTTTTQTTSPPPLTPNYVGVIGFKGIPPQLRNEIPLNLAVLEDTNS; encoded by the exons ATGTTTCTAAACACGTTTCATTTACTTGTTATTTTGGTTTGCCTTGGTATCGCCAATCCTTCTCGCACAG gtaATCGCATCTACGTGAACAGACCGTACGCTCAGCCGGCTCAGGCGAGAAATGATTGGGTTCCAAGCGAACGAGCCGGGAAGGGATCAGTTATCTTTCCTCTGAGTAATACTAATGCTGGTCAGCTCAACTATCAAATTCAAGATGCAGCCAAACATCGGGCAGCAAAAGATGTGGCGCGGTCTACTACGACTACCACACGTTCAGTGTATTTCCAAGATTATCCGGAACTAAAAGTTTCACAGCAATTGCCAGCCAAGGAACTAAAGTCCGTTCCCGAATTCCGACCATCGCCGGAATATCCTTTTACTGTTCCGCAGGTCAGCGCACCAGTATTGGAAAAGCGGGAAAACCCGCCTATTCAAATTATCTCGCCCTACACTCCGAGTGTCGA TGAGAAATTAGAATCGCATGCTAAATCGGGGAAGTACATCCTTAGCGGTGTCGTTCCTTCTTATCAAACTGTCGAAGTCGTAACCCATTCTCCATCAGTCGTTGATTATTCTGATTTGGTTGATGCTATGGAACATTTAGTTGAAAGGCTCAACGAACTG GAGACGAAATTAGAAAACCAGCAAACTAAAGAAGTAATGGAGGAAAATATCCGATCGCTATCCACGATGAACTCTGCGCTTTTATCGACTAAAGAAAAGCTAGAAAGCGAAACTGCCTTGCTGTTCGAAAGGACATCATATTTGGAGCAGCGCTTGGGCGATTTGGAAGAAGTGACGCGAGAGTGGATCAATCCCAACAACTTgg GATTTTACGATACCGGGAAAACCACTGGAAAACGAGGAGTGGCACGCAGGTGTCCCATTCAGTTTTTCAGCCTTGACGAAAATGACCCTACAGCACCATGTTATTCCATCAGCGTTGAACCCAACGTTCGCAGAAACTGGCAG GACGCAAATGCCAGTTGCAAAGAAATACAGGCTAAATTAGCTGAACCTAAGTCTACAGATGAATTAAGGAAATTGACTGATTACTTGCGCTACAACAGAACTGACCAAATCG GTGGGGGTTACTGGACTGGTGGTCTCAACCCCGGGCTTATGTGGCTTTGGCCATCTCTTGGAACATCTCTGACGAATATTGATCCTAGCATGTGGTTTAACACACCGGATATTTCAACTGAAACTAATAATGGCAAATGTCTTAGACTTTCGTATGACAGGAACTTGCAACGCTACGCTCTACAG GGATCGGATTGCCAACGATATTTGTACTTTGTTTGCGAGTATGATGTCAATTCGACCGCTCCTACCATCGATCGATTGGAAAAGTCGTTACCTAATGTAAAGGATTTTGAAGGTGCAACCGTTTCACCGTCGCTCCATCTTACATCAGAAACTCCTAACACATCTTGGGAAACTCCGTTATCTACTACAACTCTAGCTACAACTACTACTCAATCAGCACCACCTCCTCGTCCAGTTCCACATTATAAACGCATTTCCTGGCCTGCCTCCTTATCAACCACCATTCGATCTACAACAACTACTCAAACAACGTCACCTCCACCACTAACTCCAAATTACGTTGGAGTCATAGGATTTAAAGGAATACCACCCCAGCTAAGAAACGAAATTCCCTTGAATCTAGCCGTTCTAGAGGATACTAAttcataa
- the LOC124340472 gene encoding growth hormone-regulated TBC protein 1-like, whose translation MISSFSKVDEYGFERPDDFDYKAYETFMSRYMVILTRRSMRWNSILSQQSLPDGGTMKRFVRKGVPAQFRGKVWMMTSGANFLKSRQPNLYQDLISDTSHQNWDEIIQNDLNRTYPDNIYFVPSSDGKLNSLYNILRASARHNTSVGYCQGLNYVAGLLLIATKDEEQSFWLLTVLIRNILPSYYSSNMQGLITDIAVLGELVRSKSSKLDRLLKDLHLPWPILVTKWFICLYAEVLPVETVLRVWDCMFNEGSKIIFRVALTLIKLNETELLRCSDFGDMAELFKQITRSSSVLDCHQFMEAMFKLPGSLPSSKIDSLRIRFRQVNVDR comes from the exons atgatttcttctttcag CAAAGTGGATGAATATGGCTTTGAGAGACCAG atgATTTTGATTATAAAGCCTATGAGACCTTCATGTCAAGGTACATGGTAATTTTAACAAGGCGGTCTATGCGATGGAATTCAATTTTAAGCCAGCAGAGCTTACCTGATGGTGGAACAATGAAAAGATTTGTAAGGAAAGGGGTTCCAGCACAGTTTAGAGGAAAG GTTTGGATGATGACAAGTGGAGCAAATTTCTTGAAGTCTCGTCAACCAAATTTGTACCAAGACTTGATAAGTGACACTAGCCATCAAAACTGGGATGAAATCATACAAAACGACCTCAACCGAACATATCCAGACAACATCTATTTTGTACCATCTTCCGATGGTAAACTTAACTCATTATACAACATATTACGAGCAAGTGCAAGACACAATACCTCAGTTGGATATTGCcag GGTTTGAATTATGTTGCTGGTCTTTTGCTTATAGCAACAAAGGATGAAGAACAGTCTTTCTGGCTCTTAACAGTCCTTATTCGCAACATCTTGCCGAGCTACTATTCATCAAATATGCAAGGCTTAATTACTGACATCGCCGTATTAGGGGAACTAGTCCGTTCAAAATCCTCTAAACTTGACCGTCTTTTAAAGGATCTTCATCTTCCTTGGCCAATTCTCGTCACCAAATGGTTTATTTGTCTCTATGCCGAGGTTCTGCCCGTTGAG aCGGTGCTTAGAGTGTGGGATTGCATGTTTAATGAAGGCTCAAAGATTATCTTCCGAGTGGCCCTCACACTGATAAAACTGAATGAAACAGAACTCTTACGGTGTTCTGATTTCGGAGATATGGCCGAACTGTTTAAACAAATCACTCGCAGTTCATCTGTTCTCGACTGCCATCAGTTCATGGAA GCAATGTTTAAGCTTCCAGGTTCTCTTCCTTCTTCTAAAATTGACAGCCTTCGAATTCGTTTTCGTCAAGTTAACGTCGACCGATAA
- the LOC124340473 gene encoding coiled-coil domain-containing protein 115-like: MEHKDTNASAQLTQMCESLDELTLKQVDLVDEQLVLMSKLSSLLTGGFIDMAKSRYISGERTVSTTQIPGEDSIIEAVTTVDRDSMNKLTVSRNKEVNDPIKWFGVLVPTSLKQSQHAFQKVVDVAVEIVNIRREWLQTFDTSEEEYQKLSSLKNST, translated from the coding sequence ATGGAACACAAAGATACAAATGCCAGTGCCCAGCTAACCCAAATGTGTGAATCTTTAGATGAACTTACTTTGAAACAAGTGGATTTAGTGGATGAACAATTGGTTTTGATGTCGAAACTAAGTAGCCTTTTAACTGGCGGTTTCATTGATATGGCAAAAAGTCGCTACATCAGTGGAGAGAGAACAGTTTCTACTACACAAATTCCAGGAGAAGACAGTATTATTGAAGCTGTAACTACAGTTGATCGTGACAGCATGAACAAGCTAACAgtttcaagaaacaaagaagTGAATGACCCAATCAAATGGTTTGGTGTGTTGGTGCCCACTTCTTTGAAGCAAAGTCAGCATGCATTCcaaaaagttgtagatgttgctGTAGAAATTGTCAACATTCGTAGAGAATGGCTACAGACATTTGACACTTCGGAGGAAGAGTACCAAAAGCTTTCTAGTTTAAAGAATTCCACATGA